The Elgaria multicarinata webbii isolate HBS135686 ecotype San Diego chromosome 4, rElgMul1.1.pri, whole genome shotgun sequence genome contains a region encoding:
- the LOC134398240 gene encoding GTPase IMAP family member 1-like, which translates to MPGTGPGTSSMQSRFSTIELLPLATHRHHANMQLLTGSIPLVWERALDLSKGYLLTRRELLCREIKPLIDLSRPSPHALVSVTQVGCFMKEDEAVVKHVQDVFGTEATKHMIVLFTHKEDWAHLHQDVKKSDNKALLDLIKKCGDHISAFNNRAAGEEQEGQVSLLMETVLRMVHENGGRHYVNELY; encoded by the exons atgccagggactggacCTGGGACCtccagcatgcaaagcaggttctctaCCATTGAGCTCTTGCCTCTTGCCACGCACCGGCACCATGCAAACATGCAGTTGCTGACTGGCTCGATACCCCTGGTGTGGGAGCGGGCTCTGGATCTCAGCAAGG GTTACCTTCTCACAAGAAGAGAGCTGTTGTGCCGTGAGATCAAGCCCCTTATTGACCTCTCCAGGCCCAGCCCTCATGCGCTGGTGTCCGTGACCCAGGTGGGCTGCTTCATGAAGGAAGACGAGGCGGTGGTGAAGCACGTCCAGGATGTGTTTGGAACAGAGGCCACTAAGCACATGATCGTCTTGTTCACCCACAAAGAagattgggctcatctacaccaa GATGTCAAAAAGTCAGATAACAAGGCTCTCCTGGACTTGATTAAGAAATGTGGGGACCACATCAGCGCTTTCAATAACAGGGCAGCTGGAGAAGAACAGGAGGGGCAGGTCTCTTTGCTGATGGAAACAGTCCTGAGAATGGTTCATGAGAATGGAGGGAGGCATTATGTCAATGAGTTGTACTAG